A portion of the Candidatus Microthrix parvicella Bio17-1 genome contains these proteins:
- a CDS encoding DUF3866 family protein: MPTFRTGRVTELISERTGLQRVRVNLGLDETARAYVLVDLTGPVALDDEVVCNTTAVELSLGTGGWHVVHWNLSRREFQRNGPDHIMKLRYTSLQVDAGTDELVHPEAADASLDGVPVVACSLHSQMAVVAATIAAMRPEARIAYVMTDGAALPLVMSDLVVGLRSAGVLCGTVTAGHAFGGDLEAVSAASALGLARHVLAADAIVVAMGPGVVGTGTSLGTTSVEVAQILDLARKMGGTPVLAVRASDGDGRTRHQGISHHTETAARLCFARPLVALVPAEAADLPEVEVRDPGDVPDPTETLGAFDLRVTTMGRSIDDDPLFFRAAAAAGALAAGLMVQ, encoded by the coding sequence ATGCCCACCTTTCGAACCGGCCGGGTGACCGAGCTGATCTCAGAGCGGACCGGGCTGCAGCGCGTTCGGGTGAATCTTGGCCTCGACGAGACGGCTCGGGCCTACGTCCTGGTCGATCTGACCGGCCCGGTGGCGTTGGACGACGAGGTGGTATGCAACACGACTGCGGTCGAACTGAGCCTTGGCACAGGGGGGTGGCACGTCGTGCACTGGAACCTCTCGCGTCGTGAGTTCCAGCGAAACGGCCCGGACCACATTATGAAGCTGCGCTACACCAGCCTGCAGGTTGATGCGGGAACCGACGAGTTGGTGCACCCCGAAGCGGCGGACGCCTCGCTTGACGGGGTGCCGGTGGTGGCGTGCTCGCTGCACAGCCAGATGGCGGTCGTGGCGGCCACCATCGCCGCAATGCGGCCGGAGGCCCGCATCGCGTACGTCATGACCGATGGCGCAGCGCTGCCGCTGGTGATGTCGGACCTGGTGGTCGGCCTGCGCTCGGCCGGGGTGCTGTGCGGCACGGTGACGGCGGGGCATGCCTTCGGCGGCGACCTGGAGGCGGTCAGCGCTGCCTCGGCCTTGGGGCTGGCCCGACACGTGCTCGCCGCCGACGCGATCGTGGTGGCCATGGGTCCGGGAGTGGTCGGAACGGGGACCTCGCTCGGCACCACCTCGGTGGAGGTGGCGCAGATCTTGGATCTGGCTCGCAAGATGGGAGGCACTCCGGTGTTGGCGGTGAGGGCATCGGACGGCGATGGGCGGACGCGGCATCAAGGCATCAGCCACCACACCGAGACCGCCGCCAGGCTGTGTTTCGCCCGACCATTGGTGGCGCTGGTCCCGGCCGAGGCCGCCGACCTGCCCGAGGTGGAGGTCCGGGATCCGGGCGACGTGCCGGACCCAACCGAGACGTTGGGCGCGTTCGACCTGCGGGTCACCACGATGGGCCGGAGTATCGATGACGACCCGCTCTTTTTTCGAGCCGCCGCAGCCGCCGGTGCCCTGGCGGCAGGTCTGATGGTGCAGTGA